One Symbiobacterium terraclitae DNA window includes the following coding sequences:
- a CDS encoding ABC transporter ATP-binding protein yields MTLAVQRVSKAFGPVKAVQDVSFTVPAGRVCGLLGSNGAGKTTTMRMIMRIFLPDQGEIRWQGRPVTDAVRAGFGYLPEERGLYPKMQVREQLIYLTQLKGLTRSEAARRADLWIDRLDLGEYALRKVEQLSKGNQQKVQFAAAAASGPELCILDEPFTGLDPVNTMVMEQAFRTLAGEGTTILFSSHNMDQVEALCDDVVLMHRSRVVLSGSLRDVKRAARRQTVRLRLESGDYGFLREFPGLRTQSAAAGAIEISIPDGLDPNRLLARAMAAGTVTEWSLGEPSLREIYIEKVGGADA; encoded by the coding sequence GTGACGCTCGCGGTACAGCGCGTATCCAAGGCGTTCGGTCCGGTGAAGGCGGTGCAGGACGTCTCCTTCACGGTTCCGGCGGGGCGGGTCTGTGGGCTGCTGGGCTCCAACGGCGCCGGCAAGACGACCACGATGCGGATGATCATGCGCATCTTCCTGCCCGACCAGGGAGAGATCCGGTGGCAGGGCAGGCCCGTCACGGACGCGGTGCGGGCCGGCTTCGGCTACCTGCCGGAGGAGCGGGGGCTCTACCCCAAGATGCAGGTGCGGGAGCAGCTCATCTACCTCACGCAGCTGAAGGGGCTCACCCGGTCCGAGGCCGCCCGGCGGGCGGACCTGTGGATAGACAGGCTGGATCTGGGCGAGTACGCCCTGCGGAAGGTGGAGCAGCTCTCCAAGGGCAATCAGCAGAAGGTCCAGTTTGCGGCGGCCGCAGCCAGCGGCCCTGAGCTGTGCATCCTCGACGAGCCCTTCACCGGCCTCGACCCCGTGAACACCATGGTCATGGAGCAGGCCTTCCGGACCCTGGCCGGCGAGGGCACGACCATCCTCTTCTCGTCCCACAACATGGACCAGGTGGAGGCCCTGTGCGACGACGTGGTGCTCATGCACCGCTCGCGGGTGGTGCTGTCCGGCTCCCTGCGCGACGTGAAGCGGGCCGCCCGGCGGCAGACGGTCCGGCTCCGGCTCGAGTCGGGGGACTACGGCTTCCTGCGGGAGTTCCCCGGATTGCGCACCCAGTCGGCCGCCGCCGGGGCGATCGAGATCTCCATCCCCGACGGGCTTGACCCCAACCGCCTGCTGGCCCGGGCGATGGCGGCCGGCACGGTGACCGAGTGGTCGCTGGGCGAGCCGTCGCTGCGGGAGATCTACATTGAAAAGGTAGGTGGGGCGGATGCGTAA
- a CDS encoding response regulator — protein sequence MSQIKVLLADDHTLVRKGIARLLATQPDIAVVGEAADGLEAEALAGELRPDVILLDLEMPRCSGLEAIPRIHQRMPDAAIVVLTYSDDGDDLLEALKRGAQGYLLKDLEPEALFGAVRGAARGEAPIAGAMATKVLQELRPRPEEDPSPSAADEGPKLSARELEVLERCAAGATNREIAEALFISENTVKHHLKSILAKLQMQNRAQAVAWAVREGLIRP from the coding sequence ATGTCGCAGATCAAGGTGCTGTTGGCCGATGACCACACCCTGGTCCGGAAGGGTATCGCCCGGCTCCTGGCCACACAGCCGGACATCGCCGTGGTCGGTGAGGCGGCCGACGGCCTCGAGGCCGAGGCGCTGGCGGGGGAGCTCAGGCCGGACGTGATCCTGCTGGACCTGGAGATGCCCCGCTGCTCCGGCCTGGAGGCGATCCCGCGCATCCACCAGCGGATGCCGGATGCGGCGATCGTCGTGCTCACCTACTCCGACGACGGTGACGACCTGCTGGAGGCGCTGAAGCGCGGCGCCCAGGGCTACCTGCTGAAGGACCTGGAGCCCGAGGCGCTCTTCGGAGCCGTGCGGGGCGCCGCCCGGGGCGAGGCCCCCATCGCCGGCGCCATGGCGACCAAGGTCCTGCAGGAGCTCCGCCCGCGTCCGGAGGAGGATCCCTCCCCCTCCGCAGCCGACGAGGGCCCGAAGCTCTCGGCCCGGGAGCTGGAGGTGCTGGAGCGCTGTGCCGCCGGCGCGACCAACCGGGAGATCGCCGAGGCGCTGTTCATCTCCGAGAACACGGTGAAGCACCATCTGAAATCGATCCTGGCGAAGCTGCAGATGCAGAACCGGGCGCAGGCGGTGGCCTGGGCCGTGCGGGAGGGGCTCATCCGCCCCTGA
- a CDS encoding ArsR/SmtB family transcription factor, whose translation MTDRDRLRQLIQFRYSPLLDLALSLLVIQNPERFGPPAPWEKRVLDRLPEGLLDRLHAHGQRTDLFALALELEDTTSLPTPDALRRLGDRDPELAADLLAFWEAVSPEIGARVGVLTESLQREAGLLAQTDPVSFITRFSDRVSVAGDGDALILHWGKGMRVPLEDLSRILFVPSAFSPRRLMFYRLDRTQIFFYDPMHRAAGEPEEAPESLLLGFSALADATRFKLLRLIARERLPAQEMARRLGLNESTVSRHLRLLVEAGLVGRAGQEGKFILYELAPERIDQLAAQARAYLGRDRE comes from the coding sequence ATGACCGATCGCGACCGGCTCAGGCAGCTGATCCAGTTCCGCTACTCGCCCCTGCTGGACCTGGCGCTCTCGCTGCTGGTCATCCAGAACCCCGAGCGGTTCGGCCCCCCGGCCCCGTGGGAGAAACGGGTGCTGGACCGGCTGCCCGAGGGGCTGCTGGACCGGCTGCACGCCCACGGCCAGCGCACCGACCTCTTCGCCCTCGCGCTGGAGCTGGAGGACACGACATCGCTCCCCACGCCGGACGCCCTGCGGCGCCTGGGCGACCGGGATCCCGAGCTGGCGGCGGACCTGCTCGCCTTCTGGGAAGCGGTCTCGCCGGAGATCGGGGCCCGGGTCGGGGTGCTCACCGAATCGCTGCAGCGGGAGGCCGGGCTGCTGGCGCAGACGGATCCCGTCTCGTTCATCACCCGCTTCTCCGACCGCGTCAGCGTCGCGGGCGACGGCGACGCCTTGATCCTCCACTGGGGCAAGGGGATGCGGGTCCCCCTGGAGGACCTCAGCCGGATCCTCTTCGTCCCGTCCGCTTTCAGCCCCCGGCGACTGATGTTCTACCGGCTCGACCGCACGCAGATCTTCTTCTACGACCCGATGCACCGGGCGGCCGGCGAGCCCGAGGAGGCCCCCGAGAGCCTGCTCCTGGGCTTCTCCGCCCTGGCCGACGCCACCCGCTTCAAGCTCCTCCGGCTGATCGCCCGGGAGCGGCTCCCGGCGCAGGAGATGGCGCGGCGCCTGGGGCTCAACGAATCCACCGTCTCCCGCCACCTCCGCCTCCTGGTGGAGGCCGGGCTGGTGGGGCGGGCCGGCCAGGAGGGCAAGTTCATCCTCTACGAACTGGCACCGGAGCGCATCGACCAACTGGCCGCCCAGGCCAGAGCCTAC
- a CDS encoding PCYCGC motif-containing (lipo)protein, which translates to MESDRSAKRGMQMATEQRKLRRKWKGWHLAALLLMLVALAGLAAGCGGGGSGKGSTTQVADKLPEDFPAEPAWFKGMPKQYREAYIWAAYHHEELQYIPCYCGCGEMHGGNSACYYQRDAQGKVIAFDRHASAUQICVDITRDVMAGLEDGKSLYEIRLEIDRKYQAQGLEPTPTPMPPKDR; encoded by the coding sequence ATGGAGAGCGACAGATCAGCGAAACGGGGGATGCAGATGGCCACGGAGCAGCGGAAGTTGCGACGGAAGTGGAAGGGGTGGCACCTGGCGGCGCTGCTCCTGATGCTGGTGGCGCTTGCGGGCCTGGCCGCCGGCTGCGGCGGCGGCGGATCCGGCAAGGGTTCGACCACCCAGGTGGCCGACAAGCTGCCGGAGGACTTCCCGGCGGAGCCGGCGTGGTTCAAGGGGATGCCGAAGCAGTACAGGGAGGCCTACATCTGGGCCGCGTACCACCACGAGGAGCTGCAGTACATCCCCTGCTACTGCGGCTGCGGCGAGATGCACGGCGGCAACTCGGCCTGCTACTACCAGCGGGACGCCCAGGGCAAGGTCATCGCCTTCGACCGCCACGCGTCTGCCTGACAGATCTGCGTTGACATCACGCGTGACGTGATGGCGGGGCTCGAGGACGGCAAGTCGCTGTACGAGATTCGGCTGGAGATCGACAGGAAGTACCAGGCACAGGGGTTGGAGCCCACGCCCACCCCCATGCCGCCCAAGGATCGGTAG
- a CDS encoding ABC transporter permease, with the protein MRNLWLVTRREFLSRIRSGAFIFSTLIMMVALLGATLIPVLMQGSSEPLTVIVLDRTGKVYPPLEDAVARLRGGSRNVSLMPGEGDEERIMAEARAQNAAVLIIEGTYPGGLHARYLYTSMGDLSDAHLVLELLQQHVRAARLNERGLPPEVAVEVLQPLTIETRQLTAREERTANEFMGSIFLAMGAVMSVYLITVINSQFVFQGVLEEKVSRVVEVMAAAVRPTEMMVGKILGLGLLGVVQYAGMMAAWLAGNILSARAMDVPVGSITPQVALLIMAFIVLSYAMSSSVLAALGATVSRMEDSQTVVSPVLLLMMLPMFFITPVMSAPNGTLATVLSLVPIWTPTVMLLRVMLAEVPAVQVVISLAVLVATTGLLAWASGRIYRAALLTFGTRPTLKQLWQYLRTG; encoded by the coding sequence ATGCGTAACCTCTGGCTCGTCACCCGGCGGGAGTTCCTGAGCCGGATCAGGTCCGGGGCCTTCATCTTCTCCACCCTCATCATGATGGTCGCCCTTCTGGGCGCGACCCTGATCCCGGTCCTGATGCAGGGCTCCTCCGAGCCCCTGACGGTCATCGTGCTGGACCGCACGGGCAAGGTGTACCCGCCCCTCGAAGACGCGGTGGCCCGGCTGCGGGGCGGCAGCCGGAACGTATCGCTCATGCCGGGCGAAGGGGACGAGGAGCGCATCATGGCGGAGGCACGCGCCCAGAACGCGGCCGTGCTGATCATCGAGGGCACCTATCCCGGCGGCCTGCACGCGCGGTACCTCTACACCAGCATGGGCGACCTGAGCGACGCCCACCTGGTCCTCGAACTGCTGCAGCAGCATGTCCGGGCGGCCCGCCTGAACGAGCGGGGACTGCCTCCCGAGGTGGCCGTGGAGGTGCTGCAGCCGCTGACAATCGAGACGCGCCAGCTCACGGCGCGGGAGGAGCGCACCGCCAACGAGTTCATGGGCAGCATCTTCCTGGCCATGGGCGCCGTCATGTCGGTCTACCTGATCACCGTCATCAACAGCCAGTTCGTCTTCCAGGGGGTGCTGGAGGAGAAGGTCTCCCGGGTGGTGGAGGTGATGGCCGCGGCGGTGCGGCCCACCGAGATGATGGTGGGCAAGATCCTCGGCCTCGGCCTGCTGGGCGTCGTCCAGTACGCGGGCATGATGGCCGCCTGGCTGGCCGGCAACATCCTGAGCGCCAGGGCCATGGATGTGCCGGTGGGGTCCATCACGCCTCAGGTGGCATTGCTGATCATGGCCTTCATCGTGCTGAGCTACGCCATGAGCTCCTCGGTGCTGGCGGCCCTGGGCGCCACCGTCAGCCGCATGGAGGACAGCCAGACCGTGGTCTCCCCGGTGCTGCTCCTGATGATGCTGCCGATGTTCTTCATCACCCCGGTGATGAGCGCGCCCAACGGCACCCTGGCCACGGTGCTCTCCCTCGTCCCGATCTGGACGCCGACCGTCATGCTGCTCCGGGTGATGCTGGCCGAGGTGCCCGCCGTGCAGGTCGTGATCTCCCTGGCGGTGCTCGTTGCCACCACCGGCCTGCTGGCCTGGGCCAGCGGCAGGATCTACCGGGCCGCCCTGCTCACCTTCGGCACCCGGCCCACCCTGAAGCAGCTGTGGCAGTACCTGCGGACGGGATAG